One Candidatus Coatesbacteria bacterium genomic window, GGGTCTTGCGGATGGCCTCGCGCTCGATCTGCTCCATGGTCCAGCCGACGGGGACGCGGATCTCGCCGGTGGAGGCCAGGCGCTCGACGCGGCCCTTGATCTCGGGGGGCAGGTCGCCGACGGTCAGCTCCTCGCCGCGGGAGAGGGCGACCATACCCTCGATGGTGTTCTTGAGCTCGCGGACGTTGCCGGGCCAGTCGTAGGCGGTGAGCTGCTCGAGGGCCCGGGGGGCGACACCCTTGACGGGGCGCTTGTTGCGCTCGGCGGCCTCGGCGACGAAGCGGCTGATCATGGGCAGCAGGTCTTCGGGGCGCTGGGCCAGGGGCGGGACGACGAGCTGGACGACCTTGAGGCGGTAGTAGAGGTCGTCGCGGAAGGCACCGGCGGCGACCTCGGCGGCCAGGTCCTTGTTGGTGGCGGCCAGCAGGCGGACGTCGACCTGGAGGGTCTGCTCGCCGCCGACGCGTTCGAAGCGCTGGTCCTGCAGGACGCGCAGCAGCTTGACCTGGGTGGCGGGGGGCAGCTCGCCGACCTCGTCGAGGAACAGAGTACCGCCGTCGGCGCGCTCGAAGGCGCCGGCGTGGCGCTTGACGGCGCCGGTGAAGGCCCCGCGCTCGTGGCCGAAGAGCTCGCTCTCGAGGACGCCCTCGGCCAGGGCGGCGCAGTGCAGCTTGATGTAGGGGCCGTCGCGACGGTCGCTGCGGTGCTGGATGGCATCGGCGACGAGTTCCTTGCCCACGCCGGAGGGGCCGCTGACCAGGACGGTGACCTCGGTGCCGGCGAGCTGGTCGACCATCTCGAGGATGCGCTTCATCTGCGGGCTGGCGGCGATGATCTCGCTGGAGAGCTTGTCGGAGAGGCGGCGCTTGAGCTGCTGGACGTCGTCCTGGAGGCGCTGCTGTTCGAGGGCGCGCTCGGTCTGGATCAACAGCTCGTCGTAGTTGACGGGCTTCGTCAGGTAGTCGTAGGCCCCGGCCTTCATGGCCTCGACGGCGGTCTCGACGGAGCCGTAGCCGGTGAGGACGATGACGGCGGTGGTGGCGTTGAGGGAGCGGGCCAGGCGGACCAGCTCGAGGCCGTCGCCCGAGGGCAGGCGCAGGTCGGTCAGCAGCAGGTCGACCTTGTCGGAGGACAGGACCTCGCGGGCCTCGGTCAGGTCGGCCACGGTGCGAACGGTGTAGCCGTGGCGCTTCATCACCCGCTCCAGGGCGCGGCGGACCTCGGCCTCGTCGTCGACGATCAGGATCAGCGGCTTAGCCATCGTGTTTATCCTTGGGCCAGTTGGCGACAGCGGGGAACGAGAAGACGCTCGAGGCCGGGGAGGCCCTCGCCGAGGCGGGCGGCGGCCACGGGGAGCTTCCAGGCCTCGACGGCGGCGGGCTCGAGGCCGGTCAGCTCGCTGTAGCGCCCGAGGTGGGCGTTCCAGAAGCGCCGGCCCAGCTCGGCGTATTCGGCGGCGCCGCGCGGCGCCTCATCCTCCCGGGTGAGGTGGAAGTTGAACAGTACCCAACTGCGGGCCAGGTCGGCGGCGGGGTCGCCCCGGGCGGCGTCGACCCAGTCGATGATCCACCAGCCGCCACCCGGCACGGGCAGCAGGTTGCCGGGGTGGAAGTCGCCGTGGAGCAGGCTCGTGCCGTCGGGCAGGTCTGCCAGGCGCCGCAAGGCGGCAGCGGCGATCTCGACGGGCAGCAGTCCCCGGTCCGGCAGGGCGGCGATCCGCTTGCGCAGGCGTTCTTTGACCGGCACAAGCGCCGGGGCGGCCGCGGCGTGGACCCGAGCCTGCAGCTCGGCGCCCAGGCCGGCGGCGGCTTCGAGTTCGGCGGCGCCGTGCTCCAACCGCCACTGCAGGCTGCGGGGTTCGCCGGCTTCGAGGATCAGGCCGGGCCGGCCGTCGACCTCTACCGTGCCGAAGCTGCGCGGTACGGGAAGACCGGCGGCGCGGGCCGCCTCGAGCGCCCGGTGCTCGAACTCCAGGGTGGAGACCGCGCCGCGCCGCGCCAGCTTGAGCACCCGGCCCGGACCGTAGGGGTGAACGGCGGCAGTGCGGCCGATCGCCACAGGCCGGCCGAGCTCAATCATTGCGCCGTCGGCGGCCGGGCGGCCAGGACGAAGCTCACCGCGGCGCCACCCCCGGGCCGGTTGCTCAGCGTCACCTCGCCGCCGTGGACCCGGGCGATCTTGCGCGCCAGAGGCAGGCCGATCCCCGTGCCCTCGTCC contains:
- a CDS encoding response regulator, whose amino-acid sequence is MAKPLILIVDDEAEVRRALERVMKRHGYTVRTVADLTEAREVLSSDKVDLLLTDLRLPSGDGLELVRLARSLNATTAVIVLTGYGSVETAVEAMKAGAYDYLTKPVNYDELLIQTERALEQQRLQDDVQQLKRRLSDKLSSEIIAASPQMKRILEMVDQLAGTEVTVLVSGPSGVGKELVADAIQHRSDRRDGPYIKLHCAALAEGVLESELFGHERGAFTGAVKRHAGAFERADGGTLFLDEVGELPPATQVKLLRVLQDQRFERVGGEQTLQVDVRLLAATNKDLAAEVAAGAFRDDLYYRLKVVQLVVPPLAQRPEDLLPMISRFVAEAAERNKRPVKGVAPRALEQLTAYDWPGNVRELKNTIEGMVALSRGEELTVGDLPPEIKGRVERLASTGEIRVPVGWTMEQIEREAIRKT
- a CDS encoding phosphotransferase produces the protein MIELGRPVAIGRTAAVHPYGPGRVLKLARRGAVSTLEFEHRALEAARAAGLPVPRSFGTVEVDGRPGLILEAGEPRSLQWRLEHGAAELEAAAGLGAELQARVHAAAAPALVPVKERLRKRIAALPDRGLLPVEIAAAALRRLADLPDGTSLLHGDFHPGNLLPVPGGGWWIIDWVDAARGDPAADLARSWVLFNFHLTREDEAPRGAAEYAELGRRFWNAHLGRYSELTGLEPAAVEAWKLPVAAARLGEGLPGLERLLVPRCRQLAQG